TAAATTGTCTTCTCACAAGCACTGAAATTTGGGGCATGTGATGGGGCAAAGTTGATTTGCTtccctcttattttttttttaaacatttgcacTGCCTCCTCTGCTGTGATGTTAGTCCTACTGGAGTTGATGGACCTACTCTTTCTCTAATGCTCACGTAACAGCAGCAGCCATTTTCTGTCAAGACACCACCTAGAAAATACTTCATTGTGGTAATGGGGAAATGGCAGTAACTTGGGGAAATGATGGAGTTCATGAATCTTAATTCTCCTCCAATTTTATGACTCACCAACTCCTGAAAACcatcattcttttgtttttaatcatctgTGACTAGCATggatgaaatggggggggggagggagagggatccAAGCATCCCCAATAATCACCCTTCAAGAATACAAGAACTTTCCAGTTTCAATCCTCTCAGATTGAATTCCCCATTCAAATTATTGctgtaaaaatgcatttaaacatttttccCTCTAATGTTGCTACTGCTGAGAGAAGAATATTATACATTAAGATATTTAATTAACTTTTAAAAGAGTATTTAATGTATAATTCCCACTTCAATAAAGATTATATTCTAAGCCAAACTAATTTATTTACTACAAATCAAAGAACTGTTGCCACACTTGTATTAGTCTACCAGAGAGGCAAAAAATAATGCAGAGAGAATGACTTGAGACCTCCAGTGGATGGAAAGAAGCCATTGGTTGTGGGAATACAGGAGAGGGAACAAATATTCCAAGGACTACCACAATCAGCCAGTACAGAGAAGCTTTGGGGCTGTACTGGATCTCAGTTAGTAGTGCAAATGATAGCATTTCTCCCTGCTCttaaggagaagaaaggaaaaggaccCGTCCATGTTGTTCAAGGAAACATTCCCTGATGGCTGAGCAAACTATTTGTAGCACATTCAAAATGCAAAACTATAGCTTTATGGATAATAGTTTAGTGTGCAGTACCATTTAAAAGTGACAATTCCCTCTTTTTTATtgtgtctaaaaaaaaaaaagacagtgtcGGCAACCAtgcaagtttttatttttttgcattgaCTGATCATTCTGGATACTGGTGGATGGATGTGATATTGCTTCCCAAAAGATTAATAGTTCTATCAGATATTTAAGGGAATGCATCAAATGCTGAGACatattttcttgctattttcCTGTGATTAGCTTCAAAAGGGTGCATAAACCCTCTTGTATACATACAATAGCTTAATACTGGCCCAGCTCTGAGGACAGTAAACCACATTTATCCAAATTGAAACTGCTTTGGAGATAATACATAAAATGTGGGTATAGTTGGGTGAATGCATACATGATAGCAATTTATCAAGGCTTATATTGGCACTGATTACATAAGGTTACATGAgaggcacacacacactctgaatCCATACCGTTAGATGTTTATACAAAGCTATGATTTGGATAAAAGGTCAATACTGTACTCTAATCAGGCAGTTAGCTAGTTAGCAATGTTCCACaatgaaagagaagcagaaaatcTAGATGATTAAACTGCTGCCAAGGTATATCATTTCAGATGACAAAGGGATACCAGAAGTCTGAATGGGGTTGTACATAAAATAGACTCACTGCACATTTAAAACTAGCATGCTCGGAAAGAATTAACCAGCTAGCTTTCTCTTGACCTGACAGTGTTGTAATGATAGAAAATGCTGAAGATATGCTAAAACGCCCTTTTACCCCCTTCCCAGGTCACTTTGAGCACCATTTGGATAttctgaatgtttaaaaaaagatccTCAAGGGTGCTTTTGATATAACCACTTGAAAACCTGGGTGGTTGCATCTTGGCTGTTATTTTCTCCAAGTGAAACCCCTTGGCTTTATAAAGGGGTAACTGATGAGAGAAAAGGCTTACTTTTCACAAAGGAAAACCCTGTTCTTAGTAGAGTATCATCTCTATTACTGGTTGCAAGGTGCTGAATCTATGATTTAAGTGACATATTTGTATACATTTAAGTGATATATTGTATACATGTTTGTTAAATCTGTCAATTTCAGGAGCACCATTTATTGCTGGAGATCATGGAATCTGCACATTCCTCTGCTTCCTTCCTGAACCCCTTGCTCCCAGAAGGACACACTAGCTATGTCACACTTATTGTTTTCACTCTCTTAATTCTGGAGGCAAGGAGCAACCTGCTGTTTTTCCTGTCCTCCTTGTCCTTCCAATCTTGACAATTTATTATGTTGATAAGCATTTTTCTCACTTAAACTTGCCACATATTATACagataaattatatatttcaagggttcctctatcTGAAGAGATTCCATCTAAATCATAAACTAGGACAGCAGATGGTGGTCTCACTTTTTCAATGACATCACTACAATAGCAGTGCTGAATGATAGGCCTTTGTTTTAttagattttgtttaaaatatgcaTGTTAAAATACTAGAAGCTTAACACAATCAGTTGGTTTGTTATTTctaaaaaacccaagaaaactgtACTACTAAATGTTTATGATTTGAAGTTAACATTTAGTGGCACAGTCTTGGGGGTACTGCTAACATTCAGTGGCACAATCTTGCTCCAGGATGTGTAAATAAAAGCTGGGGACCCAATGCAGTTAGAAGATGGAGGGGAGCTAGGAGAACAGGGATTCTGAATTTGCAGATTACTTCTACCTGTGCAAATTAGTGCTATAAGTTTTAAAGAGACCAATGTCTCTTTTCTGGATGTTGCATTTCCTTTTTTCGTTGTTGTTGCAATAACCGTATCTCCACCACAGCCTTCATTCAAATACCGGTGGAGTGAGATATTCTATAATTCTACCCAACTTGTTTTGATAATACTATATAAGAGTTTACTCCAGACTGTTCCTGTTTCCTGAAACAAACTAAAAGAActgcatggtggtggtggtggtggtgatggtggtggtggtggtggtgttttttttgtCTCCATTTCTTCCCAAGCTACCTTTAATTTTCCATGGCAGCGTACCCTGTTGCACTACGGGTGAggcaaaagcagcatttctcttCATCTGGGTTGTTGTCAATTCTCCTCTGCAGTGGATACCTCTGGACTTGAATCCATATCACTGAACGCCTCTTTATTTGTGAAAGTAGAGCTCAGAGTCAAAGTGTGTCGAGGATTCACTGGTGCCAGTTCATTTAGAACAATATTGTCACTTTTCACAAGAGTAGCCTTGTCCATGTTCTCCTTACTGTACTTCGCAACAACAGCATCAAGGAAGTCTAGTTTGGGTGGTAAAGTGCcactttcaaataaatattttgctagATAGGACACTGCAATGTTTGTAAAGAAGGAGGTAAGCATAGCTAATGTCTTAAAAGGAAATCTCTGAAAATACGTGCCATCTTCTTGATACCAACCGGGGTAGAAAATCAAAGGCTTTAAGGACAGATAAGGTTCTCCTCCAGTAATTCGAAATACGAGCCCAAATAAATATCCTGCAATGGCACCATAGGTATTTGTTCCCTTGATAAAAAGAACACATAAAAGTTGGGGAAAGATGATGATGTAAACCAGGTCAGAGCTGAGGAACCAGAGACCATAAATGGATTGAGCTAGCAGAGCCATCACTGTTGCTGAAGCTCCAAACACAAAAATGGTAATTCGCATGATCCAAACTATTTCATTGTCTGAAGCCTGTAAAATATAGGAAcattttgattttgctttctaCCAGAGACATTTGTATACTATATAGTTATCAAACAGAATTATATGGATTCAAGATGATAAAAAGAATCTTGTTAATTAGAGTGTTTATGGCTCGTAAACAAACTGACATCTGTACATGACCAGCAACTAGAGAATCTTAGACATATAAGATGCCTCTGCTAACAGGGACAATTATTTAATGTACTGGATCATGCTAATGCCCTTCTCCTCACAATTCTGGCATATTTGCATAAAGGGAATTTTCCCTGAAAgataggaaataataataataataataataataacaacaacaacaacaacaacaattataccCTGCCTAAAATATTCTCTGTTTGTACAACTTGGAAGGAGAATGTTATATATAACTGTTTTGGCATGTCAGCTGTTGGAAAGATTATCTCTATGCTACTTCTGATTGTGAGTGTGGTCAGCAGAAGAAAATCCAGATCACTGGAAATGCCTTTGAACACATGCAGAAGAATAATTTTCATCTATATTCAGGCCAGAAAGGcacttttaaaattctgtagCATGTTGTATTTTCATAAATAGTCAACACTGCATTGGctctttgcgcaactttgtgttgtgcaccagttacgccctttcctggatcgagatgccctctggacaatcactcataccctggtcttctcccacatagactattgcaatgtgctctacatggggctacccttgaagagtatctggaagcttcagctggtccagaatgcagccgtgtgggcagttatgagtgccccaagatcagcagatgtgacaccactgctgcgtgagctgcactgggtgccagtttgcttccgggtccaattcaaggtgttggttatgacctttaaagccctacatggcatggggccaggttacctgagggaccgtctcatccccataacatcggcctgtcccatccggtcatgcaaagagggcatgctacagatcccattgGCATGGGAGTTCCACttgacagggtccaggaggcgagccttctctgcagtggcacctgccctctggaacattctgcccccggaggtgagctaggcccctttgctcctgaccttccggaaggttttgaagacctggttctgctgccttgtctggggtgggaagggcaatagctgttcctgggggtggctggtggtgtAAGGTCCTCCCTACCGAATGTAAttctctcccacttggattttatatttatatttattgttttagtattCTGGTTGttcactttgtaattttatatgtggatgtttttaaaaggataattttattataagccacccagagatgggcagtgatagaaatctgaataataaacaaataaacaaacaaacaaacactgcaTTTAGTGCAAGTTATCCAGTTATGGAAAAGTTTCTACTCTGCAATTTTTCCTTGGTTATAAAGCCAAAATAAATTTCCTCTATTATTCCTTCTCCTTAAACACCTGGGTATGTTGCACTTCACTCCTAACTGTTGTCTACTCAGTTACTCATAACTGAATAAAGTAGGTTACTAGGAGAAGACTACTTCTTTACAGCATATTTGTTTATCTCACAATTTTCAATGTGGAAAATTTACACTGAGAGTTCACTGAAGTGATCTGACTATGAATCCCTAACTCGGTTTTAATAGACAGGATTGCAGTTCATCTTCAGTAGCTAACTTAATATGATCCGGAATATTTTCACTCCCAATATTCAAGCACGTGCATATAATACAAGGTACATGACTACTTTTTCCCTTTAAGTCTTGCAGATAAAAACTGTGGAAGACTTTTGCCTCTAGAACATCCAAAGGTTTGAGAACATTAGAAGTGAGTGAACATCGTTACCCCATTTCTCAATCATTGTCATAGATTGAACACATAAAGGTTCAAAGGACTCTTTCATTCCTATATATAGTAAAATATTGTCATCTGCCAACTGCAGCTCCTGCAATATTACACAAGGATACTGTGTTTATAATATAGTCTTACACTTTGTCGAAATGAAAGCTGGTATATATTCCGTACGAACATAGAACTTGCTGATAAAATGGAGGAATCAGCAGAGGACATTACAGCGGCAGACACTGCCCCAAGGCCAAAGAACGAAATGTACACTGGACAAAGATATTGAAGGACAATTGGTAATATCATGTCAGCTTCATTTTCAGACTTGGGGTCTTGGCCAGCATAATCTGTCTTATTCCAATCTGTAATATAAACACACACTAATTACTAGTACTGTAGGTAGATCTGTACCTGAAAAAAAGATCAAGCTTTAAGAGCTAAAAACGTGCTTTAAACCCCACCCCGCAAAAGCTGGATTCTGTGGTCTACCCCAACATTCACAGTTACATAACGAGTTACAAAATATGTCTACACCAGCTTTTTATTTATGGCTTACATGCTAATCTTGGCTGCATCCTAGTATCATGCCAAATGTACAGATGTGAAATCTAGTAGACTTTAAAAGGCTTCAGGTTGAGTTAGGTTTAATTCAGGTTTCGTAAGTGTCAAATTATACATTAAGTGTACAATTAAAATTTAAACAGCAGAACTCAAGAGGAATTAGGATTCAGACTGCATTGTGCAAGGAGGGAGGTCACCCTCTTGGTGTGCATCATGCTCCCAATAAAAGCCATTCATTAGATTCTAACATAGCTTCCCTCACAGGCAAAAGGCAGTTTTAAACAGGGATTCCTTGAGATTGGAATGAAGGAAGGGTGGTATTGTGTAATTCCCTTCAGCGTCTGCAGAAATTCTCCTATGGTTCCTGTGTACGTCTattcaaagatgtataaaatgcaACAACTCAATTAGAATTGCTTATAAAACAAGGTGTGGTGAAGGTCCCCTGTGTCTGACCcattggagggatgccactttcgcgacgtttccttggcagactatagagcggggtggtttgccattgccttccccagtcatccccttccccagcaagctgggtgctccttttaccgaccttggaagaatggaaggctgagtcgacctgagccggctacccgagaatccagcttccactgggatggaactcaggtcgtggggagagtttcggttgcaatactgctgcctaccactctgccacacgaggctcataaaACAAGGTACCCCAATTATATTAATCATAAAATTAATTGTTCCTCATCTGCACACATCCAGTATTCCCTTCTCATGCAAGaaaacacacactcacagaaACACACAAGGAGATATAAACACACAAGGAGATATATTCCCTTCCCTACTTCCACCAGAAATAGCaacaaaggggggaaaaggatGGAGATAAGGCGAGGGGAGATAGTATATCAAAATGGAAGAGATGGAAAGAGTAAGAGGAAACAATTGGATACTGAGAGGACAGGAAAACAGCTAATTGTATAGGAAGAGAGGTTAAATTAACCAGGCGTTTAGCTCCCCCCGAGAAAGAGCTAATTTACAAGCTAATCAAAGCATCTTTACAGCACCATGTCTGCTACCATCTGCAGCTCCATCCACTCACTTGCTCAGAACCTGCCCCACCCCTTTCACACGTAATTATTTAGAGCAGCGTGTCtcatccttagcaactttaactgtggacttcaactcctagaattctccagccagattTCGGTTAAAGGATAGGagtaacagtaagagcagttcaatgGTTGAACCAAGTGCAATGATAACTTCCCTTTTCCTGCACCTGCCTCAGCAGAGCTACAAGCTATCTGTCAAGaacactttaatttggattctcaCACTGACTCTGTGGTTGAAATCAGTTGCCTAAATGGCCCTTCCAAACTGGATTCTATGCTTCTGTGAAACTGTTTTGGATAGCATGATTGTTTTAATACTATTGGGAACTACACCATAATGGAAAAATAGTATTCATGTATTATAGACATTGTATGGTTGCTACAATTTTGAGGTAAACAGACCTCTATTCTGGCCATTCATCTATAGTTGGATATTAGCTTCCAAAATATGTAGAGGTCCGTTTCTTGAGTCTTCAGAACCATTGATTTGTTACTAGGCAATAAGGTCAGAAAAAAGTTTAATCATTTACACAAAGAAAACATGCAGTAGCAGGGCCACCAATCCCTTAAAAGGCTTTTAATCTGACCCTACAGTACATTagtacaaaataaagataaatttgctggctggggaattctgggagttgaagtccacacctcttaaagttgccaaggttgagaagcactgatttagAGGAAAAAACTTCATCTCCCACTTTGAGTGAAGACAGTACATGCGGctgtatataaattaaataatatttctttctccttctgtttttatttttcatctcttaGTTTTAATTTCGCATGTGATTCAGAGCAAAGATAAAACCCCAGATTAAGAAACAGATTGAAGACAAAAAATAGGGGTATCCAAGGATGGCCATTGCTGTCTCTTGCTCTATGGTTGCTGCTTTTTCAAATAACAGCACACTGGAAGCTTGGTCAATGTACCTGTTGATGCACCGATGGCACCAATGAGTACCGAAGGTACTGCCATC
The Candoia aspera isolate rCanAsp1 chromosome 5, rCanAsp1.hap2, whole genome shotgun sequence genome window above contains:
- the SLC5A7 gene encoding high affinity choline transporter 1, with protein sequence MTFHVEGLVAIILFYLAILIVGIWAAWKTKNSGSDGSRGEAIIVGGRDIGLLVGGFTMTATWVGGGYINGTAEAVYVPGYGLAWAQAPIGYALSLVVGGLFFAKPMRSKGYVTMLDPFQQIYGKRMGGLIFIPALMGEMFWAAAIFSALGATVSVIIEINMNISIIVSASIATLYTLVGGVYSVAYTDVVQLFCIFIGLWISVPFALSHPAVTDIGYTAVREVYQKPWLGTIKLPDIYTWIDNFLLLMLGGIPWQAYFQRVLSSSSAVYAQLLSFLAAFGCLVMAVPSVLIGAIGASTDWNKTDYAGQDPKSENEADMILPIVLQYLCPVYISFFGLGAVSAAVMSSADSSILSASSMFVRNIYQLSFRQSASDNEIVWIMRITIFVFGASATVMALLAQSIYGLWFLSSDLVYIIIFPQLLCVLFIKGTNTYGAIAGYLFGLVFRITGGEPYLSLKPLIFYPGWYQEDGTYFQRFPFKTLAMLTSFFTNIAVSYLAKYLFESGTLPPKLDFLDAVVAKYSKENMDKATLVKSDNIVLNELAPVNPRHTLTLSSTFTNKEAFSDMDSSPEVSTAEEN